One Primulina huaijiensis isolate GDHJ02 chromosome 8, ASM1229523v2, whole genome shotgun sequence genomic region harbors:
- the LOC140982730 gene encoding replication factor C subunit 3, with amino-acid sequence MADTISVMDIDDEGDNNHIPKPNNGKNVVVSPPESKAIPWVEKYRPQSLDDVAAHRDIVETIDRLASGNRLPHLLLYGPPGTGKTSTILALARKLYGNQMHNMVLELNASDDRGIDVVRQQIQDFASTQSISFGAKAAVKLVLLDEADAMTKDAQFALRRVIEKYTKSTRFALICNNVNKLIPAVQSRCTRFRFAPLDAVNITERLKHVIKAEMLDVPENGLKALVRLCNGDMRKALNILQSTHMASQQITEEAIYLCTGNPLPKDIEQISYWLLNESFSTSYKKISEIKTRKGLALVDIVREVTMFVFKIKMQADVRILLINEMADIEYRLSLACNDKLQLGSLIAAFTRARASLVAAAAK; translated from the exons ATGGCGGACACAATTTCAGTCATGGACATCGACGACGAAGGCGACAACAATCACATTCCGAAACCCAACAACGGAAAGAACGTCGTCGTATCTCCGCCGGAATCCAAGGCCATCCCCTGGGTCGAGAAGTACCGTCCCCAGTCTCTAGACGACGTCGCAGCGCACCGTGATATTGTTGAGACCA TTGACAGATTAGCTAGTGGGAACAGATTACCCCATTTGCTGCTTTATGGACCACCAGGAACGGGGAAAACATCCACTATACTGGCATTGGCTCGCAAGCTGTATGGGAATCAGATGCACAACATGGTTCTTGAGCTGAACGCATCAGATGATCGTGGTATTGATGTGGTCCGGCAGCAGATTCAGGACTTTGCAAGCACTCAGAGTATCTCTTTTGG GGCAAAAGCTGCTGTAAAGTTAGTTCTATTGGACGAGGCAGATGCCATGACCAAGGATGCACAATTCGCTCTCCGTCGTG TCATTGAGAAATACACAAAAAGCACTAGATTTGCTTTGATTTGTAACAATGTCAACAAGCTTATTCCAGCCGTACAATCAAGGTGTACCCGGTTTCGATTTGCTCCTCTTGATGCAGTGAATATCACTGAGAGGCTTAAACATGTTATTAAAGCTGAAAT GCTTGACGTACCTGAAAATGGTTTGAAGGCTCTTGTAAGACTTTGTAATGGTGACATGAGAAAAGCCTTGAATATTTTACAG TCAACACATATGGCTTCTCAGCAAATTACAGAAGAAGCTATATACTTGTGCACTGGAAATCCTTTGCCTAAAGACATTGAACAGATTTCCTATTGGCTTCTGAATGAGTCATTTTCCACGAGTTACAAAA AAATTTCTGAAATCAAGACAAGAAAAGGACTGGCTTTGGTGGATATTGTGAGAGAAGTAACAAT GTTTGTTTTCAAGATCAAGATGCAGGCTGATGTTCGTATTCTTCTTATAAATGAAATGGCCGATATCGA ATATAGGCTGAGTTTAGCATGCAATGATAAGCTGCAGCTTGGATCACTGATTGCTGCTTTTACCCGAGCCAGGGCTTCGCTTGTTGCTGCTGCTGCAAAATAG
- the LOC140982729 gene encoding beta-galactosidase 16-like → MGWRLWWFGLFVAIAAVIGGGSGGEVTYDGRSLIVDGERKLLFSGSIHYPRSTPDMWPTLISKAKEGGLDVIDTYVFWNLHEPRQREYDFSGRRDIVRFIKEVQAQGLYVCLRIGPFIESEWSYGGLPFWLHDEVPQIVYRSHNEAFEHHMESFTRKIVTLLKSENLFASQGGPIILSQIENEYQNVEKAFHEHGPPYVIWAASMAVGLDTSVPWVMCKQDDAPDPVINACNGMKCGETFVGPNSPDKPAIWTENWTHFYDIYGNITKIRSAEDIAYHTALFIIKKNGSFINYYMYHGGTNFGRTAASFIITSYYDQAPLDEYGLIRQPKWGHLKELHAAVKLCSRNLLYGLQSNFTLGGELQEAYVYHQDSGECAAFLVNKDASIEAKVQFLNVSYKLPPKSISILPDCKTVAFNTAKVSTTSSTRLTQPAVKLDSAKKWQESKEVIPVYDGTAIRSHTLFEQMETTRDASDYLWYTSSYSVSTNTTSMLSVTSRGHVLRAFVNGKFVGSEHGFFRNPSFTLRVSVPLTSGENNISLLSNMVGLPDSGAYMERKAAGLQNVSIQINEEVQNITNYKWGYQIGLVGERLQFYLGEDASSAKWVDFNPSPQPLTWYKSKFDAPKGTDPVVVNLGSMGKGETWVNGQSIGRYWISFRTPDGSPSQIRYHIPRSFLKPTDNQIVLFEEETGNPLEVSVETVSIAN, encoded by the exons ATGGGTTGGAGATTGTGGTGGTTCGGGTTGTTCGTGGCGATAGCAGCGGTGATCGGCGGGGGGAGTGGCGGTGAAGTTACATATGATGGGAGGTCTTTGATTGTTGATGGGGAGAGGAAGCTTTTGTTTTCAGGCTCAATTCATTATCCAAGAAGTACTCCTGAT ATGTGGCCAACTTTAATTTCTAAGGCCAAAGAAGGAGGACTCGATGTAATTGATACTTACGTTTTTTGGAACCTCCACGAGCCCCGACAACGAGAG TATGATTTCAGTGGAAGACGCGATATAGTGAGATTTATAAAGGAAGTTCAAGCTCAAGGGCTCTATGTTTGCCTTCGGATTGGACCCTTCATCGAGAGTGAATGGTCTTATGG AGGCCTGCCATTTTGGCTGCATGACGAGGTCCCTCAAATTGTATACAGATCCCATAACGAAGCCTTCGAG CATCACATGGAAAGCTTCACAAGAAAAATAGTGACCTTATTAAAGTCCGAAAATTTATTTGCTTCACAAGGAGGTCCAATTATTTTATCTCAG ATCGAGAATGAGTACCAAAATGTCGAGAAAGCTTTTCACGAACATGGGCCTCCATATGTTATATGGGCCGCCTCAATGGCTGTGGGCCTCGACACTAGTGTGCCATGGGTTATGTGCAAACAAGATGATGCTCCTGATCCAGTG ATTAATGCTTGCAATGGGATGAAATGCGGGGAAACGTTTGTAGGACCTAATTCACCAGACAAGCCAGCTATTTGGACAGAAAACTGGACACATTT CTACGACATATACGGGAACATCACGAAAATAAGATCAGCTGAGGATATCGCGTATCATACCGCTCTGTTCATAATAAAAAAGAATGGGAGCTTCATAAACTATTACATG TATCACGGTGGGACGAATTTCGGGAGGACGGCTGCTTCATTCATTATAACAAGTTATTATGATCAAGCTCCATTGGACGAGTATG GTCTCATTAGGCAGCCAAAATGGGGTCATCTGAAAGAGTTACATGCTGCAGTGAAGCTGTGCTCACGCAATTTGCTTTATGGATTACAATCTAATTTCACTTTAGGTGGTGAGCTACAAGAA GCTTATGTATACCATCAAGATTCAGGAGAATGTGCAGCATTTCTTGTAAACAAAGATGCTTCGATAGAAGCAAAGGTCCAGTTCCTAAATGTATCATACAAGTTGCCTCCTAAATCAATCAGCATCTTACCAGATTGCAAAACCGTAGCATTTAATACAGCAAAG GTAAGCACCACGTCTAGCACAAGATTGACGCAACCAGCAGTGAAGTTAGACTCAGCAAAGAAATGGCAAGAATCCAAAGAAGTCATTCCCGTATATGATGGAACTGCGATAAGGTCCCATACATTGTTTGAGCAAATGGAGACGACACGAGATGCATCTGATTATCTTTGGTACACATCCAG TTATTCGGTATCCACGAACACGACGTCCATGCTTAGCGTTACATCCCGTGGACATGTTCTGCGAGCATTCGTCAATGGAAAGTTTGTGG gtTCTGAACATGGGTTTTTTAGAAATCCAAGTTTTACATTACGTGTAAGTGTCCCTTTAACCAGTGGAGAGAACAACATCTCATTGCTCAGCAATATGGTTGGGCTACCG GATTCGGGGGCATATATGGAGCGTAAAGCAGCTGGATTGCAAAATGTGAGCATTCAAATAAACGAGGAAGTGCAAAATATAACCAACTATAAATGGGGATATCAG ATCGGATTAGTTGGAGAAAGGTTACAGTTTTACTTAGGGGAAGATGCAAGCAGCGCAAAATGGGTCGATTTTAATCCCTCGCCTCAGCCACTTACTTGGTATAAG tcCAAATTCGACGCACCCAAGGGTACTGATCCAGTGGTGGTAAATCTTGGCTCAATGGGGAAAGGTGAAACATGGGTGAACGGCCAAAGTATCGGTAGGTACTGGATATCCTTTCGCACACCAGATGGCTCGCCTTCACAGATACG GTATCATATACCAAGATCCTTCCTCAAACCTACGGATAACCAAATAGTGTTGTTCGAAGAAGAAACCGGTAATCCACTTGAAGTATCAGTAGAGACAGTATCGATAGCTAACTAA
- the LOC140982728 gene encoding protein CELLULOSE SYNTHASE INTERACTIVE 3 gives MSSSSPVKRTFRKALSLSRKNKVPNGTTEADDPDISRVAQLVDQLHANVTSAHEKELTTARLLGIAKTRKEARAFIISHDQAMPLFVSILRNGTLPAKINVAATLSILCRTKDFRVKVLLGGCIPPLLSLLKSNATEARKAAAEAIYAVSSSGISDDQVGMKIFVTEGVVQTLWDQLNVKNNDKTVEEFVTGALRNLCGDKEGYWQAILDVGGVDIIVGLLSSENSTSQSNAASLLAHMMLDFPDSVMKIVDSGAIKSLLGLLSDKKDVFVRASAAEALEALSIKSKKGKESIVDAQGIPLLIGVVVAPSKEGIQGEVAEALQRHSMQTLANICGGMFKLILHLGELSQSPRLAAPVADIIGALAHCLMVFKQNGDVEPFESTKIESILIMLLKPRDNKQVQERLLEAMACLYGNAYLSVSISQSEAKKVLVGLITMVSGDAQECLIFSLIRLCTEGVSVWEALGKREGIQLLISSFGLSNEKHQEYTVKMLSILTKQVDDSKWALTSAGGVPPLVRLLEVGSEKARYDAAHILWNLCHYSEDIRVILESAEAVPAFIRLLKNGGPEEQEVSANTLIKLVKNGNPSSINQLLALLLGDSPSSKTHVIKVLGHVLSVASLSDLVNPGATAYKGLKALVQLFNSSNERTREHVALVLADLFINRQDLCDGLMTDEAVIPCMKILTSNNQGIATKFPQALNSVSHPIKFKKMSKTSYISEGDIKPLIRKAKTLEIDSAERAMAALSYELSDPQVAAEALAEDIISAITRVLGEGSLEGKQSASRALHQLLKHFPVGDVLTGSSQCRFIVLEVIDSLNATDVDSTEFLDTLEVVSLLSRTKLGHSSYSPWSGLAEVSSSLDPLLHCLCEGPTSVQDKAIEILSRLSTEQPAALGDVLFSNSKSIGNLANRIMNSRSQEVRVGGTTLLICVAKEHKIQSIHALEASGYLKPLIYTLVDMMKQNSSCSSVEIEVRTPRAYRDRSDFRVGDDFDVPDPATVLGGTVALWLLSIISSFHSKSKITMIEAGALEILSDKFARHANRDQAVFEDTEGIWISALLAAILFQDTDALSSSTAMSFIQSLSVLFNSDEMIDRFFAAQAFASLVGHENMEINLAIANSGTVCGLMSLIGHIESDMPNVMALSEEFSLVKNPDQIVLESLFQIDEIRVGPISQSTIPLLVDLLRPIPNRPGAPSFSVRLLTQIAHGNDTNKLFIAEAGALDALTKYLSLSPQDLNEATVSELLRIMFSNPDLVQYESALSCMNQLVAVLHLGSKSARLSAARAINELFDSKEIRDSEASIQAIQPLADMLDTPFEYEQQTALSALIKLTSDNYAKAAMLAEVEGNLLVCLHKIISSVANLKLKSDAAKLCCILFGNSRIRESPITSECIGPLILLMQSDEETAVESSVRALGRLLEDENQVDITSSHDLVGKLVYLVSGPNHMLIEASISTLIKLGKDRTPRKLEMVNLGIIDNCLKLLPTAPNSLCTTIAELFRILTNSSAISKSLAAARSVEPFFMLLFKTDFDLQGQHSALQVLVNILEKPRSLSRCKLTPNQVIEPLISVLESPSQAIQQLGAELLSHLLDQEHFPQDMLTKNAILPLVHLVGIGILNLQQTAIKALENISLSWPKEVSDAGGIFELSKVIVQEDPLPSDDLLESAALVLSNLLRFDADYYFRVPVGVLVKMLYSGLESTVVVAINSLIVQEKADSSSAELMAEAGAIDALLDLVRSHHCEEVSGTLLEELFNNTRVREMKACKYAIAPLAQYLLDPQTRSENGRLLAALALGNLSQHEGLARASDSASACRALVFLLEDQPTKDMQIVAVCALQNFVMHSRTNRRTVAEAGGVLRIQELLLSSDSEVVDQTTLLVRYLFSNHTLQEYASNELLKSLTAVLEKEESSRSSIKEEEILKTIHVILSNFHKLHVSEATTLCIPHLLTALKSGTAAAQDSALTTLCLLKHTWSTIPIDMSKSQAMVAAEAIPFLQIHMKTCPPNFLDRIESLLHSLPGCLTVAIKRADNLKQVTGGTNAFCQLSIGHGSARYTKVVSHNTSPEWEEKFTWAFDVPPKGQNLNIVCRSRNTFGKTTLGRVTIPIDKVVNEGSYSDLLNLGQDTNKDGSSRTLELEMAWSNSTWNENV, from the exons ATGTCAAGTTCATCTCCTGTGAAACGAACATTTCGAAAAGCTTTATCTTTGTCTCGAAAAAATAA GGTGCCAAACGGAACTACAGAAGCGGATGATCCAGATATCTCGAGGGTTGCTCAACTGGTCGACCAGCTGCACGCCAACGTGACTTCTGCACACGAAAAAGAACTTACCACGGCTCGTTTGCTAGGTATTgcaaaaacaagaaaagaagCTCGAGCTTTTATCATTTCACACGACCAAGCAATGCCGTTGTTTGTGTCCATTCTTCGAAATGGAACTCTACCAGCAAAAATAAATGTTGCTGCAACTTTAAGCATTCTGTGTAGAACTAAGGATTTTCGAGTAAAAGTGCTTCTAGGTGGATGCATACCACCTCTACTCTCACTTTTGAAATCAAATGCAACTGAGGCTCGGAAGGCAGCTGCTGAAGCCATATATGCCGTGTCATCCAGTGGAATTTCAGATGATCAAGTAGGCATGAAAATATTTGTTACCGAAGGTGTGGTTCAAACTTTATGGGATCAGCTCAatgttaaaaataatgataaaacaGTAGAAGAATTTGTCACTGGGGCGTTGAGAAATCTGTGTGGCGATAAAGAAGGATATTGGCAGGCAATTCTTGATGTCGGTGGAGTGGATATTATTGTGGGACTTCTCTCTTCAGAAAATTCCACTTCACAATCCAATGCTGCTTCTCTCTTAGCACACATGATGCTAGATTTTCCAGATAGTGTCATGAAAATAGTTGATTCAGGTGCGATCAAATCCTTGCTCGGGCTCTTAAGTGATAAGAAGGATGTCTTCGTGCGAGCCAGTGCTGCCGAGGCATTAGAAGCTCTTTCTATAAAATCAAAAAAAGGCAAGGAATCTATTGTTGATGCGCAGGGCATACCATTGCTTATTGGAGTTGTGGTTGCTCCTTCCAAAGAAGGCATTCAAGGAGAGGTAGCAGAGGCTCTTCAACGGCATTCAATGCAAACTTTAGCAAATATATGTGGTGGGATGTTTAAATTAATTCTTCATCTTGGAGAGCTTTCTCAGTCCCCAAGGTTAGCTGCTCCAGTTGCTGATATAATTGGAGCTCTTGCTCATTGTCTGATGGTTTTCAAGCAGAATGGTGATGTAGAACCATTCGAATCAACAAAGATTGAGAGCATATTAATTATGCTTTTGAAACCGAGAGATAATAAGCAAGTTCAGGAGCGCCTTCTAGAGGCCATGGCCTGCCTATATGGTAATGCATATCTATCAGTTTCCATCAGTCAATCAGAAGCTAAAAAGGTGCTTGTTGGGCTCATAACCATGGTGTCTGGTGATGCTCAGGAGTGTTTGATTTTTTCATTAATACGGTTATGTACTGAGGGGGTAAGTGTATGGGAAGCATTAGGAAAGAGAGAAGGGATTCAGTTGCTTATCTCATCATTTGGGTTATCCAATGAAAAACACCAAGAATACACAGTTAAGATGCTTTCAATCTTGACCAAACAAGTCGATGACAGCAAGTGGGCACTAACTTCGGCTGGTGGAGTTCCTCCACTTGTCCGATTACTAGAAGTTGGATCTGAGAAGGCAAGATATGATGCAGCACATATTTTGTGGAATTTGTGCCATTACAGTGAAGATATTAGAGTCATTCTTGAAAGTGCAGAAGCCGTTCCGGCATTTATACGGCTCCTTAAAAATGGTGGACCAGAAGAACAAGAAGTTTCTGCTAACACTCTGATAAAGCTTGTCAAGAATGGAAATCCATCTTCCATCAATCAATTGCTTGCTTTGCTCTTGGGGGACTCTCCAAGCTCCAAGACGCATGTCATCAAAGTTTTGGGTCATGTTCTTTCCGTGGCATCACTAAGTGATCTTGTGAATCCAGGTGCCACTGCTTATAAAGGTCTGAAGGCACTTGTCCAGCTTTTCAATTCATCAAACGAGAGGACTCGAGAGCATGTTGCATTGGTGTTGGCTGATTTATTCATCAATCGGCAAGATTTATGTGATGGTCTCATGACAGACGAAGCTGTGATTCCTTGTATGAAAATATTAACCAGCAACAATCAAGGCATTGCAACTAAGTTCCCTCAGGCACTGAATTCTGTATCCCACCCAATCAAGTTTAAGAAAATGAGTAAGACATCTTACATCTCAGAAGGTGACATCAAGCCTTTGATCAGAAAAGCCAAAACATTAGAAATAGATTCCGCAGAAAGGGCAATGGCTGCATTGTCTTATGAATTGTCGGATCCCCAAGTAGCTGCAGAAGCACTGGCAGAAGATATTATTTCCGCCATAACACGAGTTTTGGGAGAAGGGTCTTTGGAAGGTAAGCAAAGCGCCTCTCGTGCTCTTCATCAATTACTGAAGCATTTTCCGGTAGGCGATGTGCTGACTGGTAGCTCTCAGTGTCGATTTATTGTTCTTGAGGTGATTGATTCATTGAATGCCACGGATGTTGATAGCACCGAGTTTCTTGATACTTTAGAAGTTGTTTCACTATTGTCACGGACAAAACTTGGCCACTCCTCCTATTCACCATGGTCTGGCCTCGCCGAAGTTTCGTCAAGTTTAGACCCTCTGTTGCACTGCCTATGCGAGGGACCTACCTCAGTACAAGATAAAGCTATTGAAATTTTGTCTAGACTTTCTACGGAACAACCAGCTGCTTTAGGCGATGTCTTGTTCTCAAATTCAAAGTCGATTGGTAATTTGGCTAATAGAATAATGAATTCCAGAAGCCAAGAAGTGAGAGTTGGGGGAACAACGTTGCTAATTTGTGTTGCCAAGGAACATAAAATCCAATCAATACATGCACTTGAGGCATCTGGGTACTTGAAACCTCTTATTTACACGTTAGTGGATATGATGAAGCAGAACTCTAGTTGCTCTTCTGTTGAAATTGAAGTTAGGACCCCTAGAgcttatagagatagatcagaTTTTCGGGTTGGAGATGATTTCGATGTGCCTGATCCTGCAACGGTCTTGGGAGGTACTGTTGCCTTGTGGTTGCTATCTATAATTTCTTCATTTCATTCAAAGAGTAAAATCACAATGATCGAAGCTGGAGCACTGGAAATTCTTTCTGACAAGTTTGCAAGACATGCTAATCGTGATCAG GCAGTTTTCGAGGATACGGAGGGTATATGGATCAGTGCCCTTCTAGCGGCTATATTGTTTCAGGATACTGATGCTCTCTCCTCTTCTACGGCCATGAGTTTTATACAATCACTATCAGTCCTCTTTAATTCAGATGAAATGATTGATAGATTCTTTGCTGCTCAGGCGTTTGCTAGCCTTGTTGGCCATGAAAATATGGAAATAAATCTAGCAATAGCAAATTCAGGTACAGTTTGTGGCTTGATGTCCCTGATAGGACACATTGAATCAGATATGCCGAATGTGATGGCCTTGTCTGAAGAATTTTCCTTAGTAAAAAATCCCGACCAGATAGTTCTTGAAAGCTTATTCCAAATCGATGAAATTAGAGTAGGTCCTATTTCTCAAAGTACTATTCCTCTACTTGTTGATTTATTGAGACCCATTCCAAATAGGCCAGGAGCCCCATCCTTCTCGGTTCGCCTTTTGACTCAAATTGCACATGGAAATGATACCAATAAATTATTCATTGCTGAAGCTGGAGCACTGGATGCTCTGACCAAGTATCTATCTTTGAGCCCTCAAGACTTAAATGAGGCAACGGTATCTGAATTACTAAGAATAATGTTCAGTAATCCTGATCTTGTTCAATATGAATCGGCTCTCAGTTGCATGAATCAACTTGTAGCTGTTCTTCATCTGGGATCAAAAAGTGCGAGATTGAGTGCCGCTAGAGCCATAAACGAACTCTTTGACTCGAAAGAAATAAGAGATTCTGAAGCATCAATCCAGGCCATTCAACCTTTGGCAGATATGCTGGATACGCCTTTCGAGTACGAACAACAGACTGCTTTAAGTGCTTTAATTAAGTTGACTTCGGATAATTATGCAAAGGCAGCTATGCTGGCTGAAGTTGAAGGCAATCTTCTTGTCTGCCTCCATAAAATCATCTCATCTGTTGCCAATTTGAAACTAAAGAGTGATGCTGCAAAATTGTGCTGTATTCTTTTCGGGAATTCAAGAATTCGAGAATCGCCAATCACCTCAGAATGCATAGGACCCCTTATATTGTTGATGCAGTCTGATGAAGAAACGGCTGTGGAATCTAGTGTGCGGGCTttggggagattgttggaagaTGAAAACCAGGTGGATATTACATCTTCTCATGATCTTGTTGGGAAGCTCGTTTATCTGGTTTCTGGACCAAATCATATGCTTATTGAAGCAAGCATATCCACACTTATTAAACTGGGGAAAGATAGAACTCCAAGGAAATTGGAAATGGTAAACCTTGGAATTATAGATAATTGTCTCAAGTTACTCCCGACTGCTCCAAACTCATTGTGTACCACTATTGCAGAGCTCTTCCGAATCTTGACAAACAGTAGTGCTATTTCAAAAAGCCTAGCTGCTGCAAGAAGTGTAGAGCCTTTCTTTATGCTACTGTTCAAGACGGATTTTGACCTTCAGGGACAGCACAGTGCCCTACAAGTTCTTGTCAACATTTTGGAGAAACCACGAAGTCTTTCAAGGTGTAAACTTACTCCTAACCAAGTCATTGAACCTTTAATTTCGGTTCTTGAATCCCCATCACAGGCGATCCAGCAGCTGGGTGCCGAGTTATTGTCTCACCTTCTTGATCAAGAACATTTTCCTCAAGATATGCTTACAAAAAATGCAATTCTTCCTCTTGTTCATCTTGTGGGGATCGGGATTCTGAATTTACAGCAAACTGCAATAAAGGCATTGGAAAATATCTCCTTGAGTTGGCCAAAGGAAGTTTCTGATGCTGGTGGTATATTTGAGCTCTCCAAGGTTATCGTTCAGGAAGACCCTTTACCTTCTGATGATTTGTTGGAATCTGCTGCATTAGTACTCTCAAATCTTCTGCGTTTTGATGCTGACTACTACTTCAGAGTTCCAGTAGGGGTACTTGTAAAGATGTTATATTCAGGTCTTGAGAGCACAGTTGTGGTCGCCATAAATTCACTGATAGTTCAAGAAAAGGCTGATTCTTCAAGTGCTGAACTGATGGCTGAGGCTGGTGCAATAGATGCTTTGCTAGATCTAGTAAGGTCTCACCACTGTGAAGAAGTATCGGGTACTCTACTAGAAGAACTATTTAATAATACTCGGGTAAGGGAAATGAAGGCTTGTAAATATGCAATTGCTCCTCTCGCCCAGTATTTGCTCGACCCACAAACCAGATCTGAAAATGGCCGACTTCTTGCCGCTCTTGCTCTTGGTAACCTCTCCCAACACGAAGGTCTGGCTAGGGCTAGTGATTCTGCCTCTGCTTGCCGAGCTCTGGTGTTCCTCCTTGAAGATCAGCCCACGAAAGATATGCAAATCGTGGCAGTTTGTGCATTGCAGAACTTTGTCATGCACAGCAGAACAAATAGGAGAACCGTCGCTGAAGCAGGTGGTGTATTGAGGATTCAAGAACTGCTGCTGTCCTCGGATTCAGAAGTTGTAGATCAGACAACACTGCTTGTTAGATACTTATTTTCGAATCATACCCTTCAAGAATACGCATCAAATGAACTACTCAAATCTTTGACTG CTGTTTTAGAGAAAGAAGAGTCATCCAGATCCAGcataaaagaagaagaaattttgaaaacaatacATGTTATCCTTTCCAATTTTCACAAGCTCCATGTTTCTGAAGCAACGACACTATGTATACCCCATTTATTAACTGCACTAAAGTCTGGTACTGCGGCTGCTCAAGATTCTGCATTGACAACCTTGTGCTTGCTGAAACATACTTGGTCGACCATACCAATAGACATGTCAAAATCTCAAGCTATGGTTGCAGCTGAAGCCATTCCTTTCCTACAAATCCATATGAAAACTTGCCCACCGAATTTTCTTGATAGAATTGAAAGCTTACTCCACTCTTTACCAGGTTGTTTGACCGTTGCAATAAAGCGTGCAGACAATTTGAAGCAAGTGACAGGAGGCACTAACGCGTTTTGTCAACTGAGCATAGGCCATGGCTCTGCTAGGTACACTAAg GTTGTGAGCCACAACACGTCTCCAGAATGGGAAGAAAAGTTCACATGGGCTTTTGATGTTCCACCTAAGGGCCAAAACTTAAATATTGTTTGCAGAAGCAGGAATACTTTTGGAAAG ACCACTCTTGGTAGAGTTACAATCCCAATAGACAAAGTGGTGAATGAAGGATCTTACAGTGATCTTCTCAACCTTGGCCAAGATACCAACAAAGATGGCTCATCCAGGACCCTTGAACTAGAGATGGCGTGGTCTAATAGCACGTGGAATGAAAATGTGTGA